The following coding sequences are from one Devosia yakushimensis window:
- a CDS encoding ABC transporter permease, with translation MEPQIGTAPPSPSPDIGAGKRWGRRAQAVASFVVTIFLTFLGLLAITFFIGRVIPIDPVLAVVGDRASKAVYDAARVSMGLDQPLYVQFVQYVGNVLSGNFGMSVSTGRPVIADISRFFPATLEMATIGILIGVAMGVPLGVIAASRQGSWLDQIIRVVGLLGYSVPAFWLGLVGLALFYARLRWVGGPGRLDIFYDGLVPPATGLLLIDSLIAGDIDIFWNAVNHLILPASVLGFFSLAYIARMTRSFMLDQLSQEFVTTARVKGVPERVVIWRHAFNPIRVPLITVIALSYAALLEGSVMIETVFSWPGIGNYLTTALLNADMNAVLGATLVIGAVFIFINKVSDVLYRVLDPRAR, from the coding sequence ATGGAGCCGCAGATCGGGACAGCACCACCCTCCCCTAGCCCCGATATTGGTGCGGGCAAGCGCTGGGGGCGGCGGGCACAGGCGGTGGCCAGCTTTGTCGTCACGATTTTCCTCACTTTTTTGGGGCTGCTGGCGATCACCTTCTTCATCGGACGGGTGATCCCGATCGATCCGGTGCTGGCTGTGGTGGGCGACCGGGCGAGCAAGGCGGTTTATGACGCGGCGCGGGTGTCCATGGGGCTGGACCAGCCGCTTTATGTGCAGTTCGTGCAATATGTGGGCAATGTGCTGAGCGGCAATTTCGGCATGTCGGTATCGACCGGGCGGCCGGTGATTGCCGATATCAGCCGGTTTTTCCCGGCCACGCTGGAAATGGCGACGATCGGCATTCTGATCGGGGTGGCCATGGGCGTGCCGCTCGGCGTCATCGCGGCGAGCCGGCAGGGCAGTTGGTTGGACCAGATTATCCGCGTGGTGGGGCTGCTGGGCTATTCGGTGCCGGCCTTCTGGCTGGGGCTGGTGGGGCTGGCGCTGTTTTACGCGCGGCTGCGCTGGGTTGGCGGGCCGGGGCGACTGGATATTTTCTACGATGGCCTGGTGCCACCGGCAACCGGACTGTTACTGATCGATAGCCTAATCGCAGGTGACATCGACATTTTCTGGAATGCGGTCAATCACTTGATCCTGCCTGCTTCGGTGCTGGGGTTCTTTAGCCTGGCCTATATTGCGCGGATGACGCGCAGCTTCATGCTGGACCAGTTGAGCCAGGAATTCGTCACCACGGCGCGCGTCAAGGGCGTGCCGGAGCGGGTGGTGATCTGGCGGCATGCGTTCAACCCGATCAGGGTGCCGCTGATCACGGTGATTGCACTGAGCTATGCGGCGCTGCTGGAGGGCTCGGTGATGATCGAGACGGTGTTCTCCTGGCCGGGCATCGGCAATTACCTAACCACGGCGCTGCTCAATGCGGACATGAACGCGGTGCTCGGCGCAACGCTGGTGATCGGGGCGGTGTTCATTTTCATCAACAAGGTCTCGGACGTTTTGTACCGGGTGCTGGATCCGAGGGCACGGTGA